A window of Polypterus senegalus isolate Bchr_013 chromosome 14, ASM1683550v1, whole genome shotgun sequence contains these coding sequences:
- the LOC120514826 gene encoding uncharacterized protein LOC120514826: protein MRGYSLSKCQVLIFLLQNVLCQPFEVISTECGSNAILPCVAAQKFSNYRVVYWYKVIASQRNGIVQKTQIHNKVNKYQSFARDIHLSQNESLILPNARPEDSGTYICMLSANIGGANKESLVNLNVTNCTVPLMRSSPSPTLDSQSSLVTLNLTVNSSANCQDQQIELSFGVLATGFTLVSVVKMVLSVCLTLIIFRVRKKT from the exons taTTGATCTTCCTGCTCCAGAATGTGCTTTGTCAGCCTTTTGAGGTCATCTCTACAGAATGTGGATCTAACGCTATACTGCCCTGTGTAGCTGCACAGAAATTCAGCAACTACAGAGTAGTCTACTGGTATAAG GTTATCGCTTCTCAAAGAAATGGAATTGTTCAGAAGACACAAATACATAACAAAGTCAATAAGTACCAGTCGTTTGCCAGAGATATACATCTCTCACAGAACGAGTCCCTCATTCTTCCTAACGCTCGGCCTGAAGATTCTGGGACATACATATGCATGCTTTCAGCAAACATTGGAGGAGCTAACAAAGAATCATTGGTCAATTTAAATGTTACAA ACTGCACAGTTCCATTGATGCGGTCCTCTCCTTCGCCAACCCTCGACAGCCAGTCATCTCTGGTGACGTTGAATTTGACTGTCAATTCTTCAGCTAATTGTCAGGACCAGCAGATAGAACTGTCTTTTGGTGTCTTGGCCACAGGTTTCACACTTGTTAGTGTGGTTAAAATGGTCCTGTCTGTTTGCCTTACATTG ATAATTTTCAGAGTGAGGAAAAAAACATAA